In one window of Thermotoga sp. Mc24 DNA:
- a CDS encoding cupin domain-containing protein produces MVIRSSDVKVEKVLSMRGGKGEVEMTHLLSKEIMHNKARLFAKMKLSPGSSVGLHKHEGEFEIYYILSGEGVFHDNGKDVPIKAGDVCFTDSGESHSIENTGDTDLEFLAVIILL; encoded by the coding sequence ATGGTCATCAGATCATCTGATGTGAAAGTGGAAAAGGTGTTGAGCATGCGAGGCGGAAAAGGTGAAGTGGAAATGACACATCTCCTTTCCAAGGAAATTATGCACAACAAAGCAAGACTTTTTGCGAAAATGAAACTTTCACCGGGGTCTTCTGTGGGTCTTCACAAGCATGAGGGAGAGTTTGAGATATACTACATTTTATCTGGAGAAGGCGTCTTTCACGACAATGGAAAGGACGTTCCCATAAAAGCAGGAGATGTGTGCTTTACGGACTCTGGAGAGTCTCATTCAATAGAGAACACAGGAGACACGGACCTTGAGTTTCTGGCGGTGATCATTCTGTTGTAG
- a CDS encoding nucleotide-binding protein translates to MKQIAVVSGKGGTGKTTFTASLGVLLENSLLADCEVDASNLYILFPGDPVEEHEYYGGKEAIIDQ, encoded by the coding sequence ATGAAGCAGATCGCTGTCGTGAGTGGAAAAGGTGGAACAGGGAAAACAACGTTCACCGCGTCTCTCGGGGTTCTTCTTGAAAATTCCCTGCTCGCAGATTGTGAGGTCGATGCATCCAACCTTTACATCCTGTTTCCTGGAGATCCTGTGGAAGAGCACGAATACTACGGTGGAAAGGAGGCCATTATAGATCAATAG
- a CDS encoding ATP-binding protein, producing the protein MTKITVLSGKGGTGKTTVSVNMAKALSESYRVQLLDADVEEPNDHIFFNVDVSFEEPVHLMIPVVDNSVCIRCGECASTCQFGAISVFPSGTFVFESLCHGCGACSIMCPVNAISERPKEIGKIRFGTADGNISFGMGILNIGERTGVPVIRKLKKHIDEKADVVIVDAPPGTSCPVVESLRNTDFALLVTEPTAFGLHDLKLAVELTKEMGIPSGIVVNRYIPGNTIIEEFADEEGIPVLLKIPFKREIASLCAEGKLIVEAFQDMKKDFLELFEKIEVMVR; encoded by the coding sequence ATGACGAAGATAACTGTTCTCAGCGGAAAGGGAGGAACAGGAAAGACCACCGTTTCTGTCAACATGGCAAAAGCGCTCTCGGAAAGTTACAGGGTGCAGCTTCTCGATGCGGACGTGGAGGAACCCAACGATCACATCTTTTTCAACGTCGATGTTTCTTTCGAAGAGCCAGTCCACCTGATGATTCCGGTTGTGGACAACTCCGTGTGTATTCGATGCGGTGAGTGTGCAAGCACCTGTCAGTTTGGAGCCATATCCGTCTTTCCGAGCGGAACGTTCGTTTTCGAAAGTCTCTGTCATGGGTGCGGTGCATGTTCTATAATGTGTCCCGTCAACGCGATCTCCGAAAGGCCAAAGGAGATAGGAAAGATAAGATTTGGAACGGCCGATGGAAACATCTCGTTCGGTATGGGGATTCTGAACATCGGAGAGCGAACGGGAGTTCCCGTCATCAGGAAGTTGAAAAAGCACATCGATGAGAAAGCGGATGTTGTGATCGTTGACGCTCCTCCGGGCACGTCCTGTCCTGTCGTGGAAAGCTTGAGAAACACAGATTTCGCTCTATTGGTAACCGAGCCGACCGCTTTTGGCCTTCACGACTTGAAACTGGCAGTCGAGCTCACAAAAGAGATGGGGATACCCTCCGGTATCGTTGTCAACAGATACATTCCAGGTAACACCATCATCGAAGAGTTCGCCGATGAAGAGGGAATACCTGTTCTTCTGAAGATACCGTTCAAAAGGGAGATAGCTTCTCTCTGCGCCGAAGGAAAGCTGATTGTCGAGGCCTTCCAGGATATGAAAAAAGACTTCCTGGAGCTGTTCGAAAAGATCGAGGTGATGGTTCGATGA
- a CDS encoding class I SAM-dependent methyltransferase codes for MWDVFEHFVNEYEEWFLKHKFAYLSELKAVKTLLPEGRGVEIGVGTGRFAVPLKIKIRVEPSERMAEIARKRGVFVLKGTAENLPLKDESFDFALMVTTICFVDDPERALKEAYRILKKGGYLIVGIVDRESFLGREYEKNKEKSVFYKNARFFSTEELMDLMRKAGFEEFKVVQTLFKHPSELSEIEPVKEGYGEGAFVVIRGTKK; via the coding sequence ACGAGTACGAGGAGTGGTTCTTAAAGCATAAATTCGCCTATCTTTCTGAACTCAAAGCGGTGAAGACTCTTCTTCCAGAGGGAAGGGGAGTGGAGATAGGGGTTGGTACAGGAAGGTTCGCTGTTCCTTTGAAGATAAAGATCAGGGTGGAACCTTCAGAGCGCATGGCAGAGATAGCAAGAAAGCGAGGCGTGTTCGTTTTGAAGGGTACAGCGGAGAACCTTCCCTTGAAGGATGAAAGCTTCGATTTCGCGTTGATGGTGACAACGATCTGCTTTGTGGATGATCCGGAAAGGGCGTTGAAAGAAGCCTATCGTATCCTCAAAAAGGGTGGGTATCTCATCGTCGGTATCGTGGACAGGGAGAGTTTTCTTGGAAGAGAATACGAAAAAAACAAAGAAAAGAGCGTTTTCTACAAAAACGCTCGATTCTTCTCAACGGAGGAACTGATGGATCTGATGAGAAAAGCGGGTTTTGAAGAATTCAAAGTCGTCCAAACTCTCTTCAAACACCCATCGGAGCTCAGTGAGATCGAACCGGTTAAGGAAGGCTACGGTGAAGGTGCTTTTGTGGTGATAAGAGGAACGAAGAAATGA
- a CDS encoding 4Fe-4S binding protein: MCEKVCRFDAIIQGEKYRVDQYACEGCNACVVSCPRNVITLVQFLWKVFLHLVWGQIHCLRSAEPW, encoded by the coding sequence ATTTGTGAAAAGGTGTGCAGATTCGATGCAATAATCCAGGGCGAGAAATACAGAGTTGACCAGTACGCTTGCGAAGGGTGCAACGCGTGTGTGGTTTCCTGTCCCAGAAATGTCATTACTCTGGTTCAATTTCTCTGGAAGGTATTTCTTCACCTGGTCTGGGGACAAATCCATTGTTTACGCTCGGCTGAGCCCTGGTGA
- a CDS encoding nucleotide-binding protein, producing the protein MSLLWFNFSGRYFFTWSGDKSIVYARLSPGEEDSGGLVAEVHKLAFEKAEELKRDYVIIDGAPGIGCSATSSIVGVNYVVVVTEPTMSGLHDLKRIVETLKCLKREFGIVINKYDINSVVSREIEDYCLNEGLDLLGKIPFDETVVKASMECKSVITYESSPAAESIKKHSEDS; encoded by the coding sequence ATGTCATTACTCTGGTTCAATTTCTCTGGAAGGTATTTCTTCACCTGGTCTGGGGACAAATCCATTGTTTACGCTCGGCTGAGCCCTGGTGAAGAGGATTCTGGTGGACTCGTAGCGGAGGTTCATAAGCTCGCTTTCGAGAAAGCGGAAGAACTGAAACGAGACTATGTGATCATAGATGGGGCTCCCGGTATAGGGTGCTCTGCCACGTCGTCTATCGTCGGAGTGAACTATGTGGTTGTTGTCACTGAGCCAACCATGTCCGGACTTCACGACCTCAAGAGAATCGTGGAAACGTTGAAGTGTCTCAAGAGAGAATTTGGAATAGTGATCAACAAGTACGATATAAACTCGGTCGTGTCTCGAGAGATAGAGGATTACTGTTTGAATGAAGGGCTCGATCTACTGGGAAAAATTCCGTTCGACGAAACGGTGGTAAAGGCTTCTATGGAGTGCAAGTCGGTGATTACGTACGAAAGCAGTCCCGCGGCAGAGTCCATAAAGAAGCATAGTGAAGATAGTTGA
- a CDS encoding flavodoxin family protein: MKILVVYYTRSGHTKKVAEIIKDILKADIDEVMDRKPRKGIFGFLKAGYEATVGKTTDIIFKKDPSEYDLVVVGTPIWNGRVTPAIRTYLLKNREKIKKVAFFATCIKRYGVCLDQMQELSGCEVVAKKVIFRKMIEKDAKDFAEEIKKTLLNQEGEHGHQII, from the coding sequence ATGAAAATCCTCGTGGTGTACTACACCAGAAGTGGTCACACAAAGAAAGTAGCGGAGATTATAAAGGACATTCTGAAGGCCGATATAGATGAAGTAATGGACAGAAAACCTCGGAAAGGCATCTTCGGTTTTTTGAAAGCTGGCTACGAGGCAACGGTGGGAAAGACAACGGATATAATTTTTAAGAAAGATCCATCGGAGTACGATCTCGTTGTAGTGGGAACTCCCATCTGGAACGGAAGAGTCACCCCCGCTATCAGAACGTATTTGCTGAAGAACAGAGAAAAAATAAAGAAGGTCGCTTTCTTTGCAACATGTATCAAAAGGTACGGTGTTTGCCTTGATCAGATGCAAGAACTCTCTGGCTGCGAAGTTGTAGCAAAGAAGGTAATCTTTAGAAAGATGATCGAAAAAGACGCAAAAGATTTCGCAGAGGAAATAAAAAAAACACTACTCAATCAGGAGGGAGAACATGGTCATCAGATCATCTGA
- the metE gene encoding 5-methyltetrahydropteroyltriglutamate--homocysteine S-methyltransferase, protein MKAYAFGFPKIGEKREFKKALEGFWKGKITEEQLEEEMNKLRVYMVENYRKNVDVIPSNELSYYDFVLDTAVMVGAVPERFGEYRGLSTYFEMARGGKALEMTKFFNTNYHYLVPEIETEEFYLLENKPLEDYLFFKLKGIETAPWVIGPFTFLYLSKRNGEWIRRPDQMEKLLESLVSVYKEAFGKLMENGCKEILVNEPAFVCDLEKAHWDLILNVYRELSEFPMTIFTYYDSVSDYKAYVSLPVKGLHFDFVSNEENLKNLERYGFPDDKELVAGVTNGRQPWRADLKKVALLVEKLGASAISNSCPLFHLPVTLELEDNLSDGLKEKLAFAKEKLRELKILKDFLEGRTSDLPDVSFEDFAEDLLVVERVRNLPEGSFKREKEYTERDRIQKERLNLPLFPTTTIGSFPQTSEVRKMRSKYRKGEISKEEYETFIKEQIKKAIDLQEEMGLDVLVHGEFERTDMVEFFAEKLNGIATTQNGWVLSYGSRCYRPPIIYGTVTRPEPMTLEEISYAQSLTEKPVKGMLTGPITIMSWSYYREDIPEREIAYQIALAINEEVKDLEEAGIKIVQIDEPAFREKAPVKKSKWPEYFEWAINAFNLAANARPETQIHAHMCYSDFNEIIEYIHQLEFDVISIEASRSKGEIISAFENFKGWIKQIGVGVWDIHSPAVPSISEMREIVERVLRVLPKELIWINPDCGLKTRSWDEVIPSLRNMVVLAKELREKFES, encoded by the coding sequence TTGAAGGCTTACGCGTTCGGTTTTCCGAAGATAGGAGAAAAGAGGGAATTCAAAAAGGCTCTGGAGGGTTTCTGGAAGGGAAAGATCACGGAAGAACAGCTCGAGGAAGAGATGAACAAACTCAGAGTGTACATGGTGGAAAACTACAGAAAAAACGTCGATGTAATTCCTTCAAACGAACTTTCCTACTACGACTTTGTGCTCGACACAGCGGTGATGGTGGGGGCTGTTCCAGAGAGGTTCGGTGAGTACAGGGGGCTTTCGACGTACTTCGAAATGGCACGCGGTGGAAAAGCTCTGGAAATGACCAAATTCTTCAACACCAACTATCACTACCTTGTTCCGGAAATAGAAACCGAAGAGTTCTATCTTCTCGAAAACAAACCTCTTGAAGATTATCTGTTCTTCAAATTGAAGGGAATAGAAACAGCACCGTGGGTGATAGGTCCTTTCACCTTCCTGTACCTTTCCAAAAGAAACGGCGAGTGGATCAGAAGACCAGATCAGATGGAAAAACTGCTGGAAAGTCTCGTTTCTGTTTACAAAGAAGCTTTCGGAAAACTTATGGAAAACGGCTGTAAGGAAATTCTCGTGAACGAACCCGCTTTCGTTTGCGATCTTGAAAAGGCTCACTGGGATCTGATACTGAACGTGTATCGTGAGCTTTCAGAGTTTCCGATGACCATTTTCACCTACTACGACAGCGTTTCTGACTACAAAGCGTACGTCTCTCTTCCGGTGAAAGGGCTTCATTTCGATTTCGTCTCGAACGAAGAAAATCTGAAAAATCTCGAAAGATACGGATTTCCGGATGACAAGGAGCTTGTGGCCGGTGTGACAAACGGCCGTCAGCCCTGGAGAGCGGACCTCAAAAAGGTGGCGTTACTGGTAGAAAAACTCGGTGCGAGTGCCATCTCGAATTCCTGTCCGCTCTTCCATCTTCCAGTGACTCTGGAGCTGGAAGACAATCTGTCCGATGGATTGAAAGAGAAACTCGCCTTCGCGAAAGAAAAACTCAGAGAGTTGAAAATTTTGAAAGATTTCCTTGAAGGAAGAACTTCCGATCTTCCCGATGTATCGTTTGAAGATTTTGCGGAGGATCTTCTGGTTGTTGAGAGAGTAAGAAATCTTCCAGAAGGGTCGTTCAAAAGAGAGAAAGAATACACCGAGCGCGACAGAATCCAGAAAGAAAGACTGAACCTTCCGCTCTTTCCCACAACGACCATCGGATCTTTTCCGCAGACCTCCGAAGTGAGAAAGATGAGGTCGAAGTACAGAAAGGGAGAAATTTCCAAAGAAGAATACGAAACCTTCATAAAAGAACAGATAAAAAAGGCGATAGATCTTCAGGAGGAAATGGGACTCGATGTTCTGGTGCACGGTGAGTTCGAAAGAACCGACATGGTCGAGTTCTTCGCTGAGAAATTGAACGGCATCGCCACCACTCAGAACGGTTGGGTTCTCTCTTACGGTTCGAGGTGTTATCGTCCACCCATTATATACGGCACTGTCACACGGCCAGAACCCATGACGCTCGAAGAAATCTCTTACGCTCAGTCTCTTACAGAAAAGCCCGTCAAAGGGATGCTCACAGGTCCCATCACCATCATGAGCTGGAGCTATTACAGGGAGGACATACCAGAGAGAGAAATAGCTTACCAGATAGCCCTCGCGATAAACGAAGAAGTGAAGGATCTGGAAGAGGCGGGAATAAAGATCGTACAGATCGATGAGCCCGCGTTCAGAGAAAAGGCACCTGTCAAAAAGAGCAAATGGCCTGAGTACTTTGAATGGGCGATAAACGCTTTCAACCTGGCAGCCAACGCGAGGCCAGAAACACAGATCCACGCCCACATGTGCTACTCGGATTTCAACGAGATAATCGAGTACATCCACCAGCTGGAATTCGACGTGATCAGCATTGAGGCTTCGAGGAGCAAAGGTGAGATCATCTCTGCCTTTGAGAACTTCAAAGGATGGATCAAACAGATCGGTGTTGGTGTCTGGGACATCCACTCTCCTGCTGTTCCATCCATAAGCGAAATGAGGGAGATAGTCGAAAGAGTTCTCAGGGTGCTTCCTAAGGAGCTGATCTGGATCAATCCCGACTGCGGTCTCAAGACGAGAAGCTGGGACGAAGTTATTCCATCGCTCAGAAACATGGTGGTACTTGCGAAGGAATTGAGGGAAAAATTTGAAAGTTGA
- a CDS encoding NifB/NifX family molybdenum-iron cluster-binding protein, whose translation MSKVAIPSVGKDLSSMVSDRFAKAEYFIIYDTESGNMEVVGNTIADTHGTGPDVVQSLVSKGVEYLIAPNVGRNAFETLKAAGVRVCRFVRRDGSGGT comes from the coding sequence ATGTCAAAGGTAGCGATTCCATCTGTGGGGAAGGATCTGTCTTCCATGGTGAGTGATAGATTCGCCAAGGCAGAGTATTTCATCATCTACGACACGGAGTCTGGAAACATGGAAGTTGTTGGGAACACCATCGCCGATACACATGGGACGGGTCCAGATGTTGTTCAAAGTCTTGTTTCGAAAGGAGTAGAGTATCTCATAGCCCCGAACGTCGGCAGAAACGCGTTTGAGACTTTAAAGGCAGCTGGGGTGAGGGTCTGTCGGTTCGTAAGGAGGGACGGTTCAGGAGGCACTTGA
- a CDS encoding DUF362 domain-containing protein yields the protein MPWVNSKCVGCGNCVRVCPVEGVIRIENGKAVIDNYKCIRCGKCFDACPVGAIRPNYENPALRGMGRGYGRGRGKWDEF from the coding sequence ATGCCTTGGGTGAATTCGAAGTGTGTTGGCTGTGGAAATTGTGTCAGGGTGTGTCCAGTTGAAGGTGTAATTAGAATAGAGAACGGAAAGGCCGTTATCGACAACTACAAGTGTATTCGATGTGGAAAGTGCTTCGATGCGTGCCCAGTTGGAGCCATCAGACCGAATTATGAAAATCCCGCGCTGAGAGGAATGGGAAGAGGATACGGTAGAGGGCGAGGAAAATGGGATGAGTTTTAA